From a region of the Plodia interpunctella isolate USDA-ARS_2022_Savannah chromosome 13, ilPloInte3.2, whole genome shotgun sequence genome:
- the Ypel gene encoding protein yippee-like isoform X3: MWAAGACCSRQAGEGAGAATTARTPVKTFQAYLPPAHRTYSCIHCRAHLASHDELISKSFQGSQGRAYLFNSVVNVGCGPAEERVLLTGLHAVADIYCECCKTMLGWKYEHAFESSQKYKEGKFIIELAHMVKENGWD; the protein is encoded by the exons ATGTGGGCGGCGGGTGCTTGCTGCTCGCGACAGGCAG GCGAGGGCGCAGGCGCCGCCACCACGGCGCGCACGCCGGTCAAGACCTTCCAAGCGTACCTGCCGCCTGCGCACAGGACTTACAGCTGTATACACTGCCGCGCGCACCTGGCGAGCCATGACGAGCTTATCTCTAAG TCGTTTCAAGGCAGCCAGGGGCGCGCGTATCTCTTCAATTCAGT TGTGAACGTTGGCTGCGGGCCCGCGGAGGAGCGCGTCCTGCTCACGGGGCTGCACGCGGTCGCGGACATCTACTGCGAATGCTGCAAGACCATGCTTGGCTGGAAATAT GAACACGCGTTCGAATCAAGTCAGAAATACAAAGAGGGGAAGTTCATAATAGAACTGGCACACATGGTGAAGGAGAACGGATGGGACTAG
- the Ypel gene encoding protein yippee-like isoform X1, which produces MKYEVDASAERKELSYGGWRARRESACREAIARAAGDRRSARLMWAAGACCSRQAGEGAGAATTARTPVKTFQAYLPPAHRTYSCIHCRAHLASHDELISKSFQGSQGRAYLFNSVVNVGCGPAEERVLLTGLHAVADIYCECCKTMLGWKYEHAFESSQKYKEGKFIIELAHMVKENGWD; this is translated from the exons AGGGTGGCGGGCTCGAAGAGAGAGCGCGTGCCGCGAAGCAATAGCGCGCGCGGCAGGTGACCGACGGTCTGCGCGGCTGATGTGGGCGGCGGGTGCTTGCTGCTCGCGACAGGCAG GCGAGGGCGCAGGCGCCGCCACCACGGCGCGCACGCCGGTCAAGACCTTCCAAGCGTACCTGCCGCCTGCGCACAGGACTTACAGCTGTATACACTGCCGCGCGCACCTGGCGAGCCATGACGAGCTTATCTCTAAG TCGTTTCAAGGCAGCCAGGGGCGCGCGTATCTCTTCAATTCAGT TGTGAACGTTGGCTGCGGGCCCGCGGAGGAGCGCGTCCTGCTCACGGGGCTGCACGCGGTCGCGGACATCTACTGCGAATGCTGCAAGACCATGCTTGGCTGGAAATAT GAACACGCGTTCGAATCAAGTCAGAAATACAAAGAGGGGAAGTTCATAATAGAACTGGCACACATGGTGAAGGAGAACGGATGGGACTAG
- the Ypel gene encoding protein yippee-like isoform X2, translating to MRDAVSNRGAVVGEGAGAATTARTPVKTFQAYLPPAHRTYSCIHCRAHLASHDELISKSFQGSQGRAYLFNSVVNVGCGPAEERVLLTGLHAVADIYCECCKTMLGWKYEHAFESSQKYKEGKFIIELAHMVKENGWD from the exons ATGCGTGACGCTGTGTCTAACCGTGGCGCGGTGGTAGGCGAGGGCGCAGGCGCCGCCACCACGGCGCGCACGCCGGTCAAGACCTTCCAAGCGTACCTGCCGCCTGCGCACAGGACTTACAGCTGTATACACTGCCGCGCGCACCTGGCGAGCCATGACGAGCTTATCTCTAAG TCGTTTCAAGGCAGCCAGGGGCGCGCGTATCTCTTCAATTCAGT TGTGAACGTTGGCTGCGGGCCCGCGGAGGAGCGCGTCCTGCTCACGGGGCTGCACGCGGTCGCGGACATCTACTGCGAATGCTGCAAGACCATGCTTGGCTGGAAATAT GAACACGCGTTCGAATCAAGTCAGAAATACAAAGAGGGGAAGTTCATAATAGAACTGGCACACATGGTGAAGGAGAACGGATGGGACTAG